The following are encoded in a window of Haloarcula halophila genomic DNA:
- a CDS encoding ATPase domain-containing protein — protein sequence MSLASNDLFSLGLDDHDRLNKELGGGIPPGSIILVEGDYGAGKSAMSQRFAYGLCEEGIDVTYLSTELTVGSFLDQMHSLSYGMVDHILDENILFLHADIGESNALTGNNQEEEDRKELLKRLMEADVMWNSDVIIIDTFDAILRNDPKFEALVRQNEERQAALEVISYFRDVISQGKCVMLTVDPSTLDEEAIGPFRAIADVFIELEMIEVGNDVRRQINVLRFAGMGEQVGDTIGFSVRSGTGIVIESRSVA from the coding sequence ATGAGTCTCGCAAGCAACGATCTGTTCTCGCTCGGACTGGACGATCACGACCGACTGAACAAGGAACTGGGCGGTGGCATCCCGCCCGGGAGTATCATCCTCGTCGAGGGTGACTACGGGGCCGGGAAATCGGCGATGAGCCAGCGGTTCGCCTACGGCCTCTGCGAGGAAGGGATCGACGTGACCTACCTCTCGACGGAGCTGACCGTCGGGAGCTTCCTCGATCAGATGCACTCGCTGTCCTACGGGATGGTCGATCACATCTTAGACGAGAACATCCTCTTCCTCCACGCCGATATCGGGGAATCGAACGCCCTGACCGGCAACAACCAGGAGGAAGAGGACCGCAAGGAGCTGCTCAAGCGACTGATGGAGGCCGACGTGATGTGGAACAGCGACGTCATCATCATCGACACGTTCGACGCCATCCTCCGGAACGACCCCAAGTTCGAGGCGCTGGTCCGGCAGAACGAGGAACGCCAGGCCGCTCTGGAGGTCATCTCCTACTTCCGGGACGTGATCTCCCAGGGCAAGTGTGTGATGTTGACCGTCGACCCCTCGACGCTGGACGAGGAAGCGATCGGCCCGTTCCGGGCCATCGCCGACGTGTTCATCGAGCTGGAGATGATCGAGGTCGGCAACGACGTGCGCCGACAGATCAACGTCCTCCGGTTCGCGGGGATGGGCGAACAGGTCGGTGACACCATCGGGTTCTCGGTACGGTCGGGAACCGGCATCGTCATCGAATCCAGGAGTGTTGCATAA